The genomic region AGAATCAGTTCTAAAGAGGTGAGACCTATGATGCTACTGGTTAAGGATGTAATGGAGTCGAAGCACTTGCCCCTAATGGCTGCTGACCAGACGCTCAAGAAGGCAGCTGAGGTAATGCTTGCCAACAAGCTACTAGGCGTCGTGACGACCGATGTTGAGAGGAGACCCAGCCTAGTACTAACCTTCAGAAGGCTCGTAAAGGCCATCGCTGAGGGCGTCAACATTGCGAAGACTACGCTTGCACAGTACGCTGTAACGGACCCAGTGGTAATAAGGATTGACGACACCGTAGAGGAAGCGCTTAGAGCTATGAGGAAGGAGAGTGTAAGATTCCTACCCGTAGTAGACTATCGTAACAAGATCCAGGGCGTTGTAGAGCCGAGACACATTGCCTTCAAACTCTGGAAGGAGATACCCTTCGGCATGGCAACCATAGAGGCTAGAGCCAGGAACCCAGTAGTACTGCCACCCGACGCCTCAATAGTGGCAGCCGCCAAGGCCATGGAGGCTAACGGCGTAACAGAGGTATTCATAAGGGAAGGCGAGGACCTAAAGGTTCTACGCGAATGGGACTTTCTTGAAGCAGTAGTCAAGGAGGAAGACCTAGAGGCCGCAAAGGTAGCCAACTACGCCAGAAAGGTGGCACTACGCGTACCAATAAC from Pyrofollis japonicus harbors:
- a CDS encoding CBS domain-containing protein; protein product: MMLLVKDVMESKHLPLMAADQTLKKAAEVMLANKLLGVVTTDVERRPSLVLTFRRLVKAIAEGVNIAKTTLAQYAVTDPVVIRIDDTVEEALRAMRKESVRFLPVVDYRNKIQGVVEPRHIAFKLWKEIPFGMATIEARARNPVVLPPDASIVAAAKAMEANGVTEVFIREGEDLKVLREWDFLEAVVKEEDLEAAKVANYARKVALRVPITFDARAAVELMEENGVMRLIAMEPESRSVRVVTVTDLAFTALDVLEKLGPKAVALVLMNVEPGREKEIAERLIKVPNVTEVLSVPGIYDLVVRIEAKTVDELAKTITEHIRTMREVRDTLTLVAAPEMIKRP